The window GCATTTCTTTATCGATATATATTGATTTTTCTTATGCACATAATCCAAAAACAGCCTTCGGGCATTTTGCTGTAACGATGATAATTGATACGGCATATAATCTTCTTTAAATCTATGCCGCTCACTGAGCAGTTTTTCTTCAGTCATTTCTTCCTGTGATTTATTCAATAACTTCTTTTTTACCCTGCAGCCTCAGGTTTATCTTCTTTATGGACATTTGCCGATTCATTGAACTAGCATCTATGTCCTTAAAATAACCTTCTATCACACTGTTTTTCTTTTTTAACCTTGCAGGCTTTTTCTTTAGAGTATCAATTACACGTTTATTATGGAATAGCATTGATTTAGTTCTTTTGAAAATCATTGTCCATAAATCATGTTTTTTATAATGCAGTTTTATTTTCATGAACAATTGCATTAACTTTGCAATGAAGGAAAATTTATACCTCCTTTTCAAATAATGCCCATCCAGTTCTTTCTTTATTTTCTCACCCCAACCAGCAACAACATCATCAGGTTCATCAGTAAGGTTTATGTGAAAAGTACCTGCCTCTGCAAATTTACCCGTAAGAGACGAAAGATATTTATCTTCATCTCTTATCATTCCGGTTTTTATTGCGTACTCATAAAGATGGGACCCTGGTATGGGAAGGGCATATGTCCACTGGTACTGTTTAAAATCCAGATTCAGCGATTTGAAAAAATCTATCGATTTTCTAATGGTATCATTGTTTTCTCCGGGCATTCCCAGAACCAGTGTAGGAGAGGTATGAATACCGGCATCCCTCGTCCAGATTGCAACCTGCCTGTTTTGTTCAAAAGGATATTTTACTCCCTATTCTTCAAATGAAAGCTCCGTATTATACTCTTTACTGATCCTCTGAAAGGCTTCATATTCTGTCATTTTCAATGGGATTCCATTTTTTGTCCTCTCTGCATAGTTTTTCTGTTCCGGTTCACCTGCCACCTGTATAGCATTCTCAGTATCCAAAACCGGTTCATTTTTTATTTCTTTTATCATCGCAGAGAGCCGTTCCTTAAAAGTTTCTTTTTCCTGAAAACAATCGATTCTCATTGCCGTGACAAAGTGACCGAGAAAACGTTTCGCATTCATGGGGGCCTCAAACATTTTAGGAATATGTGGCCCGTAGGGCATACCTGTAAGCAAACTGCACAAAATTTCAACCACCATACTCAGTCCGTACCCTTTGTATCCACCGACCGGCAATAACGTAGTTATTTCATGGGGATTGGTCGTTTCGATACCATCTCTGTTTGCCCCAACACCTGCCGGCGCCGGCAACCCTTCGTCTCTTAATTGTCGTATCTTATTAAAAGTAACGATACTTGTCGCCATATCCAAACAAAATGGTTCTCCTTGAGTAGGCGCAGCAAAACAGATGGGATTATTTCCTAAAAACGGCTTTTTCCCCGCATAGGTCTTAACAAGTGCATCGGTATTCGTGAAACTCATGCCAATCATATCATGCTTTACGATCTCAAGCGTATAATAGGCCGCCGCACCGAAATGGGTTGAATTATAAATAGCAACATGTCCCGTCCCCGCTTTCGATGCAAGCTCCACAGACCTTTTTGCGGCTTCCATACCCGCCGCATGCCCAAAGGTATGATCTGCATCCAGAGTGCCCGTGGACGGCGCTGTTTGCGTAAATGTGTACTTTGGACAAGAATTAATTCTCCCTCCCTTAACACCTTCAAGGTAATGCGGTAAGAGCCTCACCCCATGAGAATCCACTCCCCTGAGGGAAGTTTGAACCAACCCTTCAGTTACATACCCAGCGACGTCATCTCGAACAGATGCCTTCAGCAATACAGCTTTAATAAATTCACTTATTTTTTCAGCTTTTACTAAAACCATAATTTATTCCTCAGATTTTTAGCTCTATATCTACGCGGATCATCACTGATATTTTTTCTTTCACTTGTTAAAATCATGTGTACTCTTATTCAAACCCAACGAATTGATTTTCAGTAAATTTTGTCTGTATCCATTCACCGTTCTTATCAAGACTCCTATTTACTGCCTCGATAACAACCGTCGGGATAACCGCATCTCTGAATGTGGGTCTTCTGCCTTCCAATTCGTTTATTTTTACTGTTCCTGAAACTACATTTTCTACATCTTCGAGAAACTGCAAAACACTGATAATTCCATACCCCTGAAAGGATATTTCTCCGTCTGCCGTTCCGTACCGAGAACAAAAATCGGGATTGATTTCTTCTATTCCTCTTTCATCCGTTACCATAGTAATACCACGTGCTTTTTGGTCAGCCTCATACCGGCCTTTTGTCCCTATCACCTTTATTTTCTGGTCTGACATTGCTGAAGTATTTTCAGGATCTATCCAGTTGGTAAAAAAAGATGATGTAAACGCATCTCCTGTGGGTAATCCCCATTCTACGATTACCTGGATGGAATCAAAAATATCAAGACCTTTTGAACAAAGCCATTTTTTTTGCCCTATCGCCATTACACGCAAGGGTAAAGCACTCGTTATGAAATGGATAATATCAACATAGTGAATTCCAAGGTATTGAAAAATGTTTATTGACTTAACCCAGTTTTTAAACCGCTCAGTGGGAATACTCTTACGTTGACTGTATTCTATGATTGAGTATAACGGTTGGCCAATTTTTCCACTTACTACAGCATCTCTTAGTTTCATATTTGATCGGTCGAATCTTTTGTGAAATTCCACGGCACAATACACACGGTGTTTTGCCTGAAGTGCTATCAATTCCTTAACCTCTGCAACTGTTGGCGCAAGGGGTTTTACAACAAGGGAATGAAACCCTTTTTCAATTACCTCTCCAGCAACCTTTCTATGCAGTTCATCAGGAACCACTACAACTGCACAAGCAGGCTGTGGAATATCTCTTATCGCCTTTCTATATGCTTCTGTATCTTGAATATCTGAATCCGGATAGTATCTAAAATCAATCTCGAAACCATAGAGCCTCTTCAGACATGCATTCTTTTCCTTTAAGACATTAATGCCCTCAGGCCTCGTACCGGCAACAGAGACATTGCCTAACTTTCCTCGTTTTTTCCATTCATACATCGCAGGCAATATTGTTCCATACGTGTCCGTTCCCCGCCCACAGACATACATACCAGTACCAACGATAACAATATTTACCGGTTTTTGTAACTTAGTCAGTTCCATAACTTCCCCACAGAGGACTTGCTTTTTTTCCCTTTACCGCGGTATTCCATAACGTATTCCTGATACGGGATTTTCCCTGTACATATTTCTTGACAACAGCATTCACCTCCTCAACAATGCTTGTATGCAAAGGCGTATTGAGGGCCTTGATGTTTTTCTGTAATTGTCCCCAAGAACTTGTACCACAAATCACTGCTTGAACGCCAGGATGACTCATTATCCAATGGAGCGCCAACTGCTGTATATCGACCTGGAATTTTTTTGTCAATGCGACGAGTGCCTGATCTGATAACTTTCTTCATTTGCGGAATGTGCTCGAAACATGCTGTAAACACCAGTTCCTTATCAAACATAAATGACATCACGTTCTATTCTACGCCTTAAGGCATTGTTCATTTTATCTCTGAGACGAACAATATCAACCCTGTTACCGAGAGACTCCTCAACAGCTTGCTTAATGCCTATCAGACAAAAAAGGTCGGGCTTTTCAAGTTCAACCACAATATCAATATCGCTCTCCTCACGACCTTCGTCTCTAGCGTAACCGCCAAAGAGACCTATCCTTTTGACGCCAACTCTTTGTTCAAATTCAGTTTTGTGGCTGAAAATAAAACCTATAATATCTTCCTTTTTCATTCTATAGACCTTGCAAGAAAATAAAATATTGAAACATAGCGTGGCATAGCCAAAACCAAAAACAGCACACAGCATCGTTTCATTTGGATTCATTTCTTATAGTCACGTCTGATGGATTCTCCCCACCTTTATGGCATTAGTTACACTTCACAATGGCTGGCGCTCCCGTTGCCGTATCATCTCTATTACAGCATGTTAAATAACTTCGCTATTCCCTTATCTTCATGGCACAAGCAAAGGACATGAAGAACAAACTTTATAAAGACACCAGTGTTAGACGATCGGAATCCTAGCTCCTGACTTCTGAATTCTGTATCCTGTAAAAATGCCTTTGCGAGCTTTGCGTCTTTGCGGTAAACTGTTCCTTTAAAATGATAGAAATGCTTCTTTCAGATTTTTTGGTTTGAATATTGAAAACCAGGGCATCGGATAAAGCTTATTAGCCATTCTCCATGTGAGAATAAAATAGATCGCGTAAGCCAAACAGGTGGCCTGTGCAGCGCCAACAACTCCATTGAGCTTTATCAGTATATAGTTGGCAACAACCGCAATGAGCCCTGCTGCAAAAGTATTATAAGACATAAGATAGGTTTTTTTTGAATATTGAATATATTGATTAAAAAACCGGGACATCCCATGAAATGAGTAACCAAGTCCTATCCATAAAATATACTCACTGGCCCCCCAAAATTTTTCATCAACCAAGACCTTTAAAATTATTGGAGATACAAGCCACAGGATAAAAGCCGCAACAACAAGAAAAAAAAAATATCCATAACTTGCCATAACCATCTTCATTGCCACACGATCATTTAAATTTGCAAGTTTTTCATAAATTATCGGTGCAGCCGAAGTATCAACAGGGGCAGCCAGCAGAGAAATGCCTGCAGCAATGGCATAGGCCACCCCATATATTCCCGTAGCAGAAACACCCACCATAGCATTGATAAAATATTTATCTGCCGTCCAGATAAGCATCCATCCAAATGAATGTGGCAATAACGGCAATCCAAATTTTAAAATATCTTTTATATATTCTATATTTATTCTAGGATTTAACCTGTCATACTTATAGATAATATAAACGGCTATAAAGCAAAAGATAACTTCAGTTACCCCTACACCGACCAGTCTGCCTTTCCAGCTTTTAAACAAAATACTAATCAACAAGATAGACAAGCCAAATTCGGTTAATGCCTGTAATATTCTAAAGATACCATTATTGTGTGGATGGTGCTGATAAATCCATAATTTAACCCTTATATTAGAAGTAGCCGCTGCCCATACAATAACAGGTATCAGAAAAAGCCAGAATGTACCAATTCCTTCAATACCAGGGATAAAATTCTTACAAAAAACCAGCACTAATAGTGTCACCAAGAGCAAAGCAAAATTTACTACCAACGCATTATAGATGTAACATTGGAAGTCAAATCCGACTTTATCCCTGTCATAGTATGCCCTGCCCACAGCAGCTGGCGTTGCCATTGAAATAACAGGATTCGCATTTGTCCGAATAGCATTAAAAGTAGCAATAATACCGTAATCAAACGTAGATAATAATCTTGTTAAAACGGGCATCAAGACGAATGGAATTGCAGTTTCTGCAACATTTGTAAACGTATATATGCGAATAGATCTAATGAGGGATTTTCTCTCTTTACTTATGGAAATGATTTTTTTTAGCAACACTCTGTCAGTCCACACATCGGAATAATCTTATCGCTACCCCATTGCTCTGAATATAACTTATTAGCATATTGAATTGCCTCATCACGACCATTCCCTTTATCAAAAGCTTCCAGCAACCATTGCATATAAGCGCCCATTCTCTCGCCCCCTTTTCCATCTCGAAAGGGATCAAGTTCGTTCAGGTATGATGACCAGTCTCCTAATTCTCTATTATTTTGGGGATTTTCCTTATACTTTTTAAGAGACACCATCATCCTATCTAAATCATCAAACACAATCTTTTCATACCCCCACTTATAAAACTCATGATTTTTAAGATGTGTCATATCGTAATGTATACCTTTACATCCACCAATAACAGCTTCTATAACCGCAGAAGAAACACCACACCCAATAGCCATATCAGCGCCAAAAGAAGCCTCTGATGGGAAAAACCCAAATTCATTGCTAATTTTTATGCATCGGCCACTTTCCAATGCCTTATTGAGTAAGGGATGGATTTCCTGGATGTTATTAATGACAAATGGCTTTTTTGATTTAATTACAATACCTATTGTTGTATCATTGAGCATCCATTCCAAAAATGGTTGATAAAAATCGATCATCGCCTTTCTAGAAAAATGGATATCAGAACCATACATATTGTCAAACAACACCACGATAAATTGAACCCCCTTCAGCCTCAATTGCTGGCAAACACTCTTATTCGACTCATCTGCTTTTTTCCTGTATAGATCATTCGCATAACCAGCAACGACAAATAAATCATTTTGATTATAATTAGGACGAAAATACTTTTCTTCTCTTTTATTCCATATAAAAAATATATGTTTTGGATGATAACCAATACAATACAATGAATGCGGTAAAAAAATCTCTGACCTTTGTTTGCCGACAAGAAATCCCGGCTTTCCTTTTTCAATATCAAATGCAATTGCCTGCGCTATATTTTTTGCAATGCCTTCCTCTGCCGTGTAATTAATCCTTACATAAAAATCATCATAAAAACAACGCCAATAATACGTCTCTTCTAACAAATTGTTTGCAATTCCTATAATCCCGCCTTCAACTTTATTCTGTGCCTCTTTTTTCCCAATAAATAAATCACTTGGCATTTTCGATGGTTGCCAATAGTTCGCATCGCCTCTATCAACAACTCCTTTTTTCAAAGTTACACACTTAAACCCCTGTTTCTCGATTTGCAGAACAGTCTCCACTCCTACCTTCTTACCTCGCGAGTTATCTACATTATTATTATCTATATAAATCAAAACTCTCTCTGGTGCTATATTACTTCCTATATACCAGTTTAAATCATTTCTTCGTGAAGGGTTAATTCCTTCGGTATAATGACAGGCAATGATTCCGCACTCTCCATAGCGTGAAGAATAATGCCCTTTCTTTGTATACCAATTAAAACTTTTACATACCCTGACAACAGTTTTTTTCACATAACTCTTTATCAGCGCTTTCAATAGTATATTGCTTTTGATACTAAATACTAACGGGTTTACCAGCAGAATCGGTATGTTTTCAAAATCCCAACATTCTTTCAGTAATATAAAAATCCCTGTCTTTGGAACCCGAACGGTTCTTTCCCTGATAGGAAT of the Candidatus Brocadiaceae bacterium genome contains:
- a CDS encoding nucleotidyltransferase domain-containing protein, with amino-acid sequence MKKEDIIGFIFSHKTEFEQRVGVKRIGLFGGYARDEGREESDIDIVVELEKPDLFCLIGIKQAVEESLGNRVDIVRLRDKMNNALRRRIERDVIYV
- a CDS encoding aldo/keto reductase, coding for MTKKFQVDIQQLALHWIMSHPGVQAVICGTSSWGQLQKNIKALNTPLHTSIVEEVNAVVKKYVQGKSRIRNTLWNTAVKGKKASPLWGSYGTD
- a CDS encoding Ldh family oxidoreductase, whose product is MVLVKAEKISEFIKAVLLKASVRDDVAGYVTEGLVQTSLRGVDSHGVRLLPHYLEGVKGGRINSCPKYTFTQTAPSTGTLDADHTFGHAAGMEAAKRSVELASKAGTGHVAIYNSTHFGAAAYYTLEIVKHDMIGMSFTNTDALVKTYAGKKPFLGNNPICFAAPTQGEPFCLDMATSIVTFNKIRQLRDEGLPAPAGVGANRDGIETTNPHEITTLLPVGGYKGYGLSMVVEILCSLLTGMPYGPHIPKMFEAPMNAKRFLGHFVTAMRIDCFQEKETFKERLSAMIKEIKNEPVLDTENAIQVAGEPEQKNYAERTKNGIPLKMTEYEAFQRISKEYNTELSFEE
- a CDS encoding Gfo/Idh/MocA family oxidoreductase, with product MELTKLQKPVNIVIVGTGMYVCGRGTDTYGTILPAMYEWKKRGKLGNVSVAGTRPEGINVLKEKNACLKRLYGFEIDFRYYPDSDIQDTEAYRKAIRDIPQPACAVVVVPDELHRKVAGEVIEKGFHSLVVKPLAPTVAEVKELIALQAKHRVYCAVEFHKRFDRSNMKLRDAVVSGKIGQPLYSIIEYSQRKSIPTERFKNWVKSINIFQYLGIHYVDIIHFITSALPLRVMAIGQKKWLCSKGLDIFDSIQVIVEWGLPTGDAFTSSFFTNWIDPENTSAMSDQKIKVIGTKGRYEADQKARGITMVTDERGIEEINPDFCSRYGTADGEISFQGYGIISVLQFLEDVENVVSGTVKINELEGRRPTFRDAVIPTVVIEAVNRSLDKNGEWIQTKFTENQFVGFE
- a CDS encoding oligosaccharide flippase family protein, whose protein sequence is MLLKKIISISKERKSLIRSIRIYTFTNVAETAIPFVLMPVLTRLLSTFDYGIIATFNAIRTNANPVISMATPAAVGRAYYDRDKVGFDFQCYIYNALVVNFALLLVTLLVLVFCKNFIPGIEGIGTFWLFLIPVIVWAAATSNIRVKLWIYQHHPHNNGIFRILQALTEFGLSILLISILFKSWKGRLVGVGVTEVIFCFIAVYIIYKYDRLNPRINIEYIKDILKFGLPLLPHSFGWMLIWTADKYFINAMVGVSATGIYGVAYAIAAGISLLAAPVDTSAAPIIYEKLANLNDRVAMKMVMASYGYFFFLVVAAFILWLVSPIILKVLVDEKFWGASEYILWIGLGYSFHGMSRFFNQYIQYSKKTYLMSYNTFAAGLIAVVANYILIKLNGVVGAAQATCLAYAIYFILTWRMANKLYPMPWFSIFKPKNLKEAFLSF